The following proteins are co-located in the Ficedula albicollis isolate OC2 chromosome 27, FicAlb1.5, whole genome shotgun sequence genome:
- the FZD2 gene encoding frizzled-2 gives MGPPGVLPALAWLLAGLSVPAPSRAQLHGEKGISIPDHGFCQPISIPLCTDIAYNQTIMPNLLGHTNQEDAGLEVHQFYPLVKVQCSLELKFFLCSMYAPVCTVLEQAIPPCRSICERARQGCEALMNKFGFQWPERLRCENFPRHGAEQICVGQNHSEDGGSPALLTSATPLAGQGTPGAPRYATLDHPFHCPRALKVPSYLNYKFLGEKDCAAPCEPTRPDGHMFFNEDEIRFARIWILIWSVLCCASTFFTVTTYLVDMQRFRYPERPIIFLSGCYTMVSVAYIAGFVLEERVVCNERFQEDGYRTVVQGTKKEGCTILFMMLYFFSMASSIWWVILSLTWFLAAGMKWGHEAIEANSQYFHLAAWAVPAVKTITILAMGQIDGDLLSGVCFVGLNNIDPLRGFVLAPLFVYLFIGTSFLLAGFVSLFRIRTIMKHGGTKTEKLERLMVRIGVFSVLYTVPATIVIACYFYEQAFREHWERSWISQNCKSLAIPCPLHFTPRMTPDFTVYMIKYLMTLIVGITSGFWIWSGKTLHSWRKFYTRLTNSKQGETTV, from the coding sequence ACGGCTTCTGCCAGCCCATCTCCATCCCGCTCTGCACCGACATCGCCTACAACCAGACCATCATGCCCAACCTGCTGGGTCACACCAACCAGGAGGACGCAGGGCTGGAGGTCCACCAGTTCTACCCGCTGGTGAAGGTGCAGTGCTCGCTGGAGCTGAAGTTCTTCCTGTGCTCCATGTACGCGCCGGTGTGCACGGTGCTGGAGCAGGCCATCCCGCCGTGCCGCTCCATCTGCGAGCGCGCGCGCCAGGGCTGCGAGGCCCTCATGAACAAATTCGGCTTCCAGTGGCCGGAGCGGTTGCGATGTGAGAACTTCCCCCGGCACGGCGCCGAGCAGATCTGTGTGGGGCAGAACCACTCGGAGGACGGCGGCTCCCCGGCGCTGCTGACCAGTGCCACACCGCTGGCCGGCCAGGGCACCCCCGGCGCCCCCCGCTATGCCACCCTCGACCACCCCTTCCACTGCCCACGGGCGCTGAAGGTGCCCAGCTACCTCAACTACAAGTTCCTGGGGGAGAAGGACTGCGCGGCGCCCTGCGAGCCCACCCGTCCCGATGGCCACATGTTCTTCAACGAGGACGAGATCCGCTTCGCCCGCATCTGGATCCTCATCTGGTCCgtcctgtgctgtgcctccaCCTTCTTCACCGTCACCACCTACCTGGTGGACATGCAGCGGTTCCGCTACCCCGAGCGACCCATCATCTTCCTCTCGGGGTGCTACACCATGGTGTCAGTAGCCTACATTGCTGGCTTCGTGCTGGAGGAGAGGGTGGTCTGCAACGAGCGCTTCCAGGAGGATGGCTACCGCACTGTGGTGCAGGGCACTAAGAAGGAGGGCTGCACCATCCTCTTCATGATGCTCTACTTCTTCAGCATGGCCAGCTCCATCTGGTGGGTCATCCTCTCCCTCACCTGGTTCCTGGCCGCTGGCATGAAGTGGGGCCACGAGGCCATCGAGGCCAACTCCCAGTACTTCCACTTGGCCGCCTGGGCAGTGCCGGCCGTCAAGACCATCACCATCCTGGCCATGGGGCAGATCGATGGGGACCTGCTGAGCGGCGTCTGCTTCGTGGGCCTCAACAACATCGACCCTCTGCGGGGCTTCGTGCTGGCCCCGCTTTTTGTCTACCTCTTCATCGGCACCTCCTTCCTCCTGGCCGGCTTCGTCTCCCTGTTCCGCATCCGCACCATCATGAAGCACGGCGGCACCAAGACGGAGAAGCTGGAGCGGCTCATGGTTCGCATCGGGGTCTTCAGCGTCCTCTACACCGTCCCGGCCACCATCGTCATCGCCTGCTACTTCTACGAGCAGGCGTTCCGCGAGCACTGGGAGCGCAGCTGGATCAGCCAGAACTGCAAGAGCTTGGCCATCCCCTGCCCGCTGCACTTCACCCCCCGCATGACCCCCGACTTCACCGTCTACATGATCAAGTATCTCATGACTCTGATCGTGGGCATCACCTCCGGGTTCTGGATATGGTCGGGCAAAACGCTGCACTCCTGGAGGAAGTTCTACACTCGGCTCACCAACAGCAAGCAGGGCGAGACCACGGTGTGa